A single genomic interval of Musa acuminata AAA Group cultivar baxijiao chromosome BXJ3-4, Cavendish_Baxijiao_AAA, whole genome shotgun sequence harbors:
- the LOC135636164 gene encoding uncharacterized protein LOC135636164 isoform X3 yields the protein MQASARGLAFSSSPVSSSTKRVFIGLSSALLRSSFRGWEKSFSALVPSGPYKPQKGEKISEQERRALVESFVDKYRASNAGRFPPVSHVRQEIGGSYYIIKQLVQEMKYNKRSSLNGGAHHLTKAEDVDQSSSAKKVPFTSAVDNMLKTDQDESPVSLKLDIGVDAMQSPSVETIGSRTEKSANDIAHDASFSKVVEHNRGKDEVLETEEHLRDHPRSTEQSDSSARTTDLWGNLRLLSDGIVSFWRKL from the exons ATGCAGGCGTCTGCGAGAGGACTCGCCTTCTCTTCTTCCCCAGTCTCCTCTTCCACCAAAAGGG TGTTCATTGGCTTATCTAGTGCACTACTTcgatcgagtttcagaggatgggaaAAATCATTTTCTGCATTGGTTCCCTCTGGTCCATATAAACCACAAAAAGGCGAGAAGATATCTGAACAAGAAAGACGTGCTTTGGTGGAATCTTTTGTTGACAa GTACAGAGCCTCAAATGCAGGAAGATTTCCTCCTGTTTCCCATGTTCGGCAAGAGATTGGTGGGTCTTATTACATAATAAAACAACTTGTTCAAGAAATGAAGTACAATAAAAGGTCATCTTTGAACGGGGGAGCCCATCATTTGACAAAAGCAGAAGACGTTGATCAAAGTTCAAGTGCCAAGAAAGTGCCCTTTACATCTGCTGTAGACAATATGTTGAAAACAGAT CAGGATGAATCACCAGTCTCACTGAAATTGGATATTGGAGTAGATGCCATGCAGTCTCCATCAGTAGAAACTATAGGCTCCAGAACAGAGAAAAGTGCTAATGACATTGCGCATGATGCTTCTTTCTCAAAGGTGGTTGAACATAATAGAGGAAAAGATGAAGTTTTGGAGACTGAGGAACATCTTAG GGATCACCCGAGAAGCACTGAGCAGAGCGATTCATCGGCAAGAACAACAGACTTGTGGGGAAATTTGAGACTTTTGTCAGACGGGATTGTTAGCTTTTGGAGGAAATTGTAG
- the LOC135635898 gene encoding pentatricopeptide repeat-containing protein At4g21705, mitochondrial-like encodes MGSTVFSVARLLRRALQIRLRCSGSPLAAGSSRHFCTARAPRTTLQSMIWPLGLPSVSLEPELDRWVARGHRVRLVELQHVIRELRKRRRYKQALEVSEWMKGKQKIQFMSSDHAVHLDLIGQVHGLSSAESYFNNMRENDKNEKTYGALLNCYVRERLVEKSLSHIQKMKELGLVSSPLPYNDIMCLYTNTGQHEKVPSVLEDMKTNGVLPDNFSYRICINSYGTMSDINGMEMILEEMEHQPQIVVDWNTYSVVANIYIKASITDKASSALKKAEEKLDKRNALGYNHLISLYSQLGNKSEMQRLWELQKVNCKKFINKDYTTMLGGLVKLGEVEEAEVLMKEWESSGNALDWRVPNVLLVGYKKMGLLEKAEATLDDFLKKGKTPAASSWGIVATGYAEKDMMDKAYELMKNALCVYISSAGWEPNPTIVKSILHYLGDNSQSKDVETFIQLLKFAMPIDRDMYHTLIKTYIREGKEVSELMQRMKSDGIKENEETKKILDSASKHSPSHS; translated from the exons ATGGGTTCGACTGTCTTCTCCGTTGCTCGTCTCCTGAGAAGAGCCCTCCAAATCCGTCTGCGGTGCTCAggatcgccgctcgccgctgggtCAAGCAGGCATTTCTGCACCGCGAGAGCTCCTCGAACGACGCTGCAGTCCATGATATGGCCGCTAGGCCTCCCCAGCGTCAGCCTCGAGCCGGAGCTCGACCGCTGGGTCGCGAGGGGCCACCGCGTCCGCCTCGTCGAGCTGCAGCACGTGATACGAGAGCTTCGCAAGCGTCGTAGGTACAAGCAGGCTCTTGAG GTTTCTGAGTGGATGAAAGGCAAGCAGAAAATACAGTTCATGTCCAGTGACCATGCTGTGCATTTGGATCTAATTGGTCAAGTCCATGGACTCTCATCTGCTGAAAGCTACTTTAATAACATGCGTGAAAATGACAAAAATGAAAAAACCTATGGGGCACTCTTGAACTGTTATGTGAGAGAACGGCTGGTAGAGAAATCTTTGTCGCATATTCAGAAGATGAAGGAACTTGGATTAGTATCCTCTCCTTTGCCATATAATGACATCATGTGCCTGTACACAAATACTGGCCAGCATGAAAAGGTTCCCTCAGTGCTAGAAGATATGAAAACTAATGGTGTCCTACCTGATAATTTCAGCTACAGGATTTGCATCAATTCTTATGGTACAATGTCTGATATTAATGGCATGGAGATGATCCTAGAGGAGATGGAGCACCAGCCACAAATTGTTGTCGATTGGAACACCTATTCGGTGGTTGCAAACATCTACATAAAAGCAAGTATCACCGACAAGGCTTCGTCTGCACTAAAAAAAGCAGAAGAGAAACTTGATAAAAGGAATGCACTCGGCTACAATCATCTTATCTCCCTCTACAGCCAACTTGGAAACAAATCTGAGATGCAGAGGTTATGGGAACTTCAGAAAGTGAACTGTAAGAAGTTTATCAACAAAGATTACACCACTATGCTTGGAGGACTGGTAAAGCTTGGTGAGGTGGAAGAAGCAGAAGTTTTGATGAAAGAATGGGAATCAAGTGGGAATGCATTAGATTGGCGTGTCCCAAATGTTCTTCTAGTTGGTTACAAAAAAATGGGGTTGCTAGAAAAGGCTGAGGCCACACTCGATGACTTCTTGAAGAAAGGTAAAACTCCTGCAGCAAGCAGCTGGGGGATTGTGGCTACAGGTTATGCAGAAAAGGACATGATGGATAAGGCATATGAACTTATGAAAAATGCTCTTTGTGTTTATATTTCAAGTGCAGGGTGGGAACCAAATCCAACTATTGTCAAAAGCATCTTGCATTATCTTGGTGACAACAGTCAAAGCAAGGATGTAGAGACTTTCATCCAACTACTAAAATTTGCAATGCCAATAGATAGAGACATGTATCACACTTTAATTAAGACCTATATTAGAGAAGGGAAGGAGGTGAGTGAACTTATGCAGAGAATGAAATCTGATGGAATTAAAGAAAATGAAGAGACAAAGAAGATTCTGGACAGTGCAAGCAAGCATTCTCCGTCTCATTCATAA
- the LOC135636164 gene encoding uncharacterized protein LOC135636164 isoform X2 yields MQASARGLAFSSSPVSSSTKRVFIGLSSALLRSSFRGWEKSFSALVPSGPYKPQKGEKISEQERRALVESFVDKYRASNAGRFPPVSHVRQEIGGSYYIIKQLVQEMKYNKRSSLNGGAHHLTKAEDVDQSSSAKKVPFTSAVDNMLKTDVGDKDESPVSLKLDIGVDAMQSPSVETIGSRTEKSANDIAHDASFSKVVEHNRGKDEVLETEEHLRDHPRSTEQSDSSARTTDLWGNLRLLSDGIVSFWRKL; encoded by the exons ATGCAGGCGTCTGCGAGAGGACTCGCCTTCTCTTCTTCCCCAGTCTCCTCTTCCACCAAAAGGG TGTTCATTGGCTTATCTAGTGCACTACTTcgatcgagtttcagaggatgggaaAAATCATTTTCTGCATTGGTTCCCTCTGGTCCATATAAACCACAAAAAGGCGAGAAGATATCTGAACAAGAAAGACGTGCTTTGGTGGAATCTTTTGTTGACAa GTACAGAGCCTCAAATGCAGGAAGATTTCCTCCTGTTTCCCATGTTCGGCAAGAGATTGGTGGGTCTTATTACATAATAAAACAACTTGTTCAAGAAATGAAGTACAATAAAAGGTCATCTTTGAACGGGGGAGCCCATCATTTGACAAAAGCAGAAGACGTTGATCAAAGTTCAAGTGCCAAGAAAGTGCCCTTTACATCTGCTGTAGACAATATGTTGAAAACAGATGTAGGTGACAAA GATGAATCACCAGTCTCACTGAAATTGGATATTGGAGTAGATGCCATGCAGTCTCCATCAGTAGAAACTATAGGCTCCAGAACAGAGAAAAGTGCTAATGACATTGCGCATGATGCTTCTTTCTCAAAGGTGGTTGAACATAATAGAGGAAAAGATGAAGTTTTGGAGACTGAGGAACATCTTAG GGATCACCCGAGAAGCACTGAGCAGAGCGATTCATCGGCAAGAACAACAGACTTGTGGGGAAATTTGAGACTTTTGTCAGACGGGATTGTTAGCTTTTGGAGGAAATTGTAG
- the LOC135636163 gene encoding pentatricopeptide repeat-containing protein At2g02980, chloroplastic-like — MSTAFTASPLSPAKSRPNEAIAKETPPPFPFSLLSKCTSLRQLQQLHALAIKSRLQHHPPLLTKLITSCPPSAMDYARRLFDQIPDPDVVLFNTLSRGYSRSDDPIQSVAVFAWMLDAGVGPDDYSFPTLLKACASAKALEEGRQAHGAAVKLGFADNIYVLPTLISMYAECGELNVARALFARTDGRCVVSYNSMITACVRSSRPSEALALFRELQAKGLEPTDVTMLSVLSSCALLGALELGKWIHEYVRKNGFGSFVKVNTALIDMYAKCGSLEDAIGVFGDMGSKDTQAWSAMIVAYAIHGHGSKAISLFEEMLKEGIKPDGITFLGVLYACSHSGKVEEGLGYFRSMRGRHGVIPGIKHYGCVVDLLARAGRLDEAYEFIDGLPMQPTPILWRTLLSACGGHGDVDLGKRAFERILELDDTHGGDYVIISNMCASDGRWEDVNRIRQLMSERGAVKVPGCSSIEVANTVHEFFSGDGKHPQSEAAHRMVDEVVERLKSVGYVPDTSRVFHVDMGEEEKEASLRYHSEKLAIAFGLINTPPGTTLRVVKNLRVCGDCHSMAKMVSMAFDREIVLRDLNRFHHFKDGSCSCGDFW, encoded by the coding sequence ATGAGCACAGCCTTCACAGCCAGTCCCCTCTCTCCGGCCAAATCTAGACCAAATGAGGCCATCGCAAAGGAAACTCCACCACCATTCCCTTTCTCCCTACTCAGCAAGTGCACCTCCCTTCGGCAACTCCAGCAACTCCACGCCCTTGCCATCAAATCCCGCCTCCAACACCATCCTCCCCTGCTCACTAAGCTCATCACCTCGTGCCCTCCCTCCGCCATGGACTACGCCCGCCGCCTGTTCGACCAAATTCCCGACCCGGATGTCGTCCTCTTCAACACCCTGTCGCGTGGCTACTCCCGCTCCGACGATCCCATTCAATCCGTCGCAGTATTCGCCTGGATGCTCGACGCGGGTGTTGGCCCCGACGACTACTCTTTCCCGACCCTTCTCAAGGCGTGCGCGAGCGCGAAGGCCTTGGAGGAGGGGAGGCAAGCCCACGGCGCGGCCGTGAAGCTGGGGTTCGCTGACAACATCTATGTGCTCCCCACGCTTATAAGCATGTACGCCGAGTGCGGCGAGCTTAATGTCGCCCGCGCTCTCTTTGCCAGGACGGACGGTCGATGCGTGGTTTCCTACAACTCCATGATCACGGCCTGCGTCCGGAGTAGCCGCCCCAGCGAGGCACTTGCCTTGTTCCGCGAGTTGCAAGCCAAGGGACTCGAGCCGACCGACGTCACGATGCTCAGTGTTCTCTCCTCCTGTGCCTTGCTGGGTGCGCTGGAACTGGGGAAGTGGATCCACGAGTACGTAAGAAAGAATGGATTTGGCTCGTTTGTGAAGGTCAATACAGCATTGATCGACATGTATGCCAAGTGCGGGAGCCTGGAAGATGCCATCGGCGTGTTCGGTGACATGGGCTCGAAGGACACACAAGCTTGGTCGGCCATGATCGTAGCTTACGCGATTCATGGGCACGGGAGCAAAGCCATATCTCTGTTCGAGGAGATGCTGAAGGAGGGGATAAAGCCCGACGGCATTACATTTCTCGGCGTCCTGTATGCTTGTAGTCATTCAGGTAAGGTGGAGGAAGGGCTTGGCTACTTCCGTAGCATGAGGGGTCGCCACGGCGTGATCCCCGGCATCAAACACTACGGCTGTGTGGTGGATTTGTTGGCTCGAGCTGGGCGACTGGACGAGGCTTACGAGTTCATCGATGGTCTGCCGATGCAGCCCACGCCTATCCTGTGGCGAACGTTGCTGTCCGCCTGCGGAGGCCATGGGGACGTCGACCTCGGCAAGCGGGCGTTCGAGAGGATACTGGAGCTAGACGACACTCATGGCGGCGACTACGTCATTATATCGAACATGTGTGCCTCGGATGGGAGATGGGAGGACGTGAACCGGATAAGGCAGCTGATGAGCGAGAGGGGGGCGGTGAAGGTGCCTGGCTGTAGCTCCATCGAGGTGGCCAACACGGTTCACGAGTTCTTCTCCGGCGACGGGAAGCACCCGCAGTCGGAAGCGGCACACAGGATGGTGGACGAAGTGGTGGAGCGATTGAAGTCGGTCGGCTACGTGCCCGACACTTCGCGAGTGTTTCATGTGGACatgggggaggaggagaaggaagcgaGCCTCCGGTACCACAGCGAGAAGCTGGCGATCGCCTTCGGGCTCATAAACACTCCTCCCGGGACGACGCTCCGTGTCGTCAAGAACCTCCGCGTCTGCGGCGACTGCCATTCCATGGCTAAGATGGTGTCCATGGCGTTCGACAGGGAGATCGTTCTCCGAGATCTGAATCGTTTCCACCATTTCAAAGATGGATCGTGTTCCTGTGGAGATTTCTGGTGA
- the LOC135636164 gene encoding uncharacterized protein LOC135636164 isoform X1, whose protein sequence is MQASARGLAFSSSPVSSSTKRVFIGLSSALLRSSFRGWEKSFSALVPSGPYKPQKGEKISEQERRALVESFVDKYRASNAGRFPPVSHVRQEIGGSYYIIKQLVQEMKYNKRSSLNGGAHHLTKAEDVDQSSSAKKVPFTSAVDNMLKTDVGDKQDESPVSLKLDIGVDAMQSPSVETIGSRTEKSANDIAHDASFSKVVEHNRGKDEVLETEEHLRDHPRSTEQSDSSARTTDLWGNLRLLSDGIVSFWRKL, encoded by the exons ATGCAGGCGTCTGCGAGAGGACTCGCCTTCTCTTCTTCCCCAGTCTCCTCTTCCACCAAAAGGG TGTTCATTGGCTTATCTAGTGCACTACTTcgatcgagtttcagaggatgggaaAAATCATTTTCTGCATTGGTTCCCTCTGGTCCATATAAACCACAAAAAGGCGAGAAGATATCTGAACAAGAAAGACGTGCTTTGGTGGAATCTTTTGTTGACAa GTACAGAGCCTCAAATGCAGGAAGATTTCCTCCTGTTTCCCATGTTCGGCAAGAGATTGGTGGGTCTTATTACATAATAAAACAACTTGTTCAAGAAATGAAGTACAATAAAAGGTCATCTTTGAACGGGGGAGCCCATCATTTGACAAAAGCAGAAGACGTTGATCAAAGTTCAAGTGCCAAGAAAGTGCCCTTTACATCTGCTGTAGACAATATGTTGAAAACAGATGTAGGTGACAAA CAGGATGAATCACCAGTCTCACTGAAATTGGATATTGGAGTAGATGCCATGCAGTCTCCATCAGTAGAAACTATAGGCTCCAGAACAGAGAAAAGTGCTAATGACATTGCGCATGATGCTTCTTTCTCAAAGGTGGTTGAACATAATAGAGGAAAAGATGAAGTTTTGGAGACTGAGGAACATCTTAG GGATCACCCGAGAAGCACTGAGCAGAGCGATTCATCGGCAAGAACAACAGACTTGTGGGGAAATTTGAGACTTTTGTCAGACGGGATTGTTAGCTTTTGGAGGAAATTGTAG
- the LOC135636164 gene encoding uncharacterized protein LOC135636164 isoform X4, whose amino-acid sequence MQASARGLAFSSSPVSSSTKRVFIGLSSALLRSSFRGWEKSFSALVPSGPYKPQKGEKISEQERRALVESFVDKYRASNAGRFPPVSHVRQEIGGSYYIIKQLVQEMKYNKRSSLNGGAHHLTKAEDVDQSSSAKKVPFTSAVDNMLKTDDESPVSLKLDIGVDAMQSPSVETIGSRTEKSANDIAHDASFSKVVEHNRGKDEVLETEEHLRDHPRSTEQSDSSARTTDLWGNLRLLSDGIVSFWRKL is encoded by the exons ATGCAGGCGTCTGCGAGAGGACTCGCCTTCTCTTCTTCCCCAGTCTCCTCTTCCACCAAAAGGG TGTTCATTGGCTTATCTAGTGCACTACTTcgatcgagtttcagaggatgggaaAAATCATTTTCTGCATTGGTTCCCTCTGGTCCATATAAACCACAAAAAGGCGAGAAGATATCTGAACAAGAAAGACGTGCTTTGGTGGAATCTTTTGTTGACAa GTACAGAGCCTCAAATGCAGGAAGATTTCCTCCTGTTTCCCATGTTCGGCAAGAGATTGGTGGGTCTTATTACATAATAAAACAACTTGTTCAAGAAATGAAGTACAATAAAAGGTCATCTTTGAACGGGGGAGCCCATCATTTGACAAAAGCAGAAGACGTTGATCAAAGTTCAAGTGCCAAGAAAGTGCCCTTTACATCTGCTGTAGACAATATGTTGAAAACAGAT GATGAATCACCAGTCTCACTGAAATTGGATATTGGAGTAGATGCCATGCAGTCTCCATCAGTAGAAACTATAGGCTCCAGAACAGAGAAAAGTGCTAATGACATTGCGCATGATGCTTCTTTCTCAAAGGTGGTTGAACATAATAGAGGAAAAGATGAAGTTTTGGAGACTGAGGAACATCTTAG GGATCACCCGAGAAGCACTGAGCAGAGCGATTCATCGGCAAGAACAACAGACTTGTGGGGAAATTTGAGACTTTTGTCAGACGGGATTGTTAGCTTTTGGAGGAAATTGTAG
- the LOC135636165 gene encoding tetraspanin-19-like: MGRMIRSCLQSALKLVNSVAGFVGVGLILYSLWMIRVWYRQAHAFPTADSWFIYTSLGLGVSFCLIAFSGHIAAETANGHCLSCYMVLVFLLVILEAAITADVILNRDWEEDFPEDTTGRFNGLKDFIRSNFELCKWIGLVIVVAQAMSLFVAMILRALGPYHGNCYDSDDEYLSARLPLLRNQVQHTQYVGDPSVQCRK; this comes from the exons ATGGGGAGGATGATCCGGAGCTGCCTGCAGTCGGCGCTGAAGCTGGTGAACTCGGTGGCGGGATTTGTTGGGGTAGGGTTGATCCTCTACTCCCTTTGGATGATCAGGGTCTGGTACCGGCAAGCCCATGCCTTCCCCACCGCCGACTCGTG GTTCATATACACTTCTCTTGGACTAGGAGTTTCTTTTTGCTTGATAGCATTTTCTGGTCATATTGCCGCGGAAACAGCTAATGGTCATTGCCTTTCTTGT TATATGGTTTTAGTTTTCTTGCTTGTCATACTGGAGGCTGCAATAACTGCAGATGTAATTCTGAACAGAGATTGGGAAGAG GATTTTCCAGAGGATACAACTGGGAGATTTAATGGGTTAAAGGATTTCATCAGATCAAACTTTGAGTTGTGCAAATGGATAGGTTTGGTTATTGTGGTTGCACAG GCAATGTCTCTCTTTGTGGCCATGATTCTCAGGGCTCTTGGTCCATACCATGGGAACTGCTACGATAGCGATGATGAATATTTATCTGCAAGGCTTCCTCTCTTACGGAACCAGGTTCAACATACACAATATGTTGGTGATCCTAGTGTTCAATGCCGAAAGTGA